A window of the Leptospira bourretii genome harbors these coding sequences:
- the hemL gene encoding glutamate-1-semialdehyde 2,1-aminomutase has protein sequence MNSEELFLRSKNVVPGGVHSPVRSFASVGGTPIFFTEANGAYLKSVEGKQYIDYCLSFGPLLFGHRHPEIQEVVEDTVKKAWSFGACEPYSLELAEFITSRIPWAEKIRFVNSGTEAVMSALRVARAATGRSKILKFDGCYHGHLDQLLVKAGSGLAGLGSSDSKGIGPEIIQNTLVLPLDDENALEKLFQEQGKDIACLAIEPIPANYGLLPQRTEFLKKCRELTSKYGTLLLFDEVISGFRVSFQGMAGLTGIVPDLVCYGKIIGGGFPVGAYAGKKDLMDLVAPSGPVYQAGTLSANPIGMRAGLKTLTKAWNENPYPELESKTKKLTSGILKLLEESGEKDWEAVTFGSLFWLKGKTKDPVRTISNIPSDHKTKFAVFFHKLLNAGVYLAPSGYEVGFLSTVHSDEVIEETLNKTKQALQEKK, from the coding sequence ATGAATTCAGAAGAACTCTTTCTTCGTTCCAAAAATGTTGTTCCCGGTGGCGTACATAGTCCTGTTCGTTCCTTTGCCTCTGTTGGTGGTACACCTATTTTTTTCACTGAAGCAAATGGCGCCTATTTAAAGTCAGTCGAAGGAAAACAATACATAGACTATTGTTTGAGTTTTGGTCCACTACTCTTCGGACATAGACATCCAGAAATCCAAGAAGTGGTGGAAGATACAGTAAAAAAAGCATGGTCATTTGGTGCCTGCGAACCTTATTCCTTAGAACTAGCTGAGTTCATCACAAGCCGTATTCCTTGGGCAGAAAAAATTCGTTTCGTCAACTCAGGAACGGAAGCGGTGATGAGTGCTCTCCGAGTGGCAAGGGCAGCCACTGGTAGAAGTAAAATTTTAAAATTTGACGGATGTTATCATGGACACCTCGACCAATTACTTGTAAAGGCAGGTTCCGGTCTTGCCGGCCTAGGTTCCAGTGATAGCAAAGGGATTGGTCCTGAAATCATTCAAAACACCCTTGTACTACCGTTAGATGACGAAAATGCGTTAGAAAAACTGTTTCAAGAACAAGGAAAAGACATTGCCTGCCTCGCCATTGAACCGATTCCTGCAAACTATGGACTTCTTCCACAACGTACAGAATTCTTAAAAAAATGCAGAGAACTTACCAGTAAATATGGAACCTTACTTTTGTTTGATGAAGTGATCTCAGGCTTTCGAGTATCATTTCAAGGTATGGCAGGTCTTACAGGAATTGTTCCTGACTTAGTTTGTTACGGTAAAATCATCGGTGGTGGTTTTCCTGTCGGCGCATATGCAGGTAAAAAAGATCTTATGGACTTAGTCGCACCCAGTGGACCTGTTTACCAAGCAGGAACCTTATCGGCAAATCCTATTGGTATGCGGGCTGGTCTTAAAACTTTAACAAAAGCCTGGAATGAAAATCCTTACCCTGAATTAGAATCAAAAACAAAAAAACTCACTTCTGGAATCTTAAAATTATTAGAAGAGTCAGGGGAAAAAGACTGGGAAGCTGTTACATTTGGAAGCCTATTCTGGTTAAAAGGAAAAACTAAAGATCCTGTTCGAACCATATCCAACATCCCAAGCGACCATAAAACAAAGTTCGCAGTTTTTTTTCATAAACTTCTAAATGCTGGTGTGTATCTCGCGCCAAGCGGATATGAAGTTGGATTTTTGTCTACTGTCCACAGTGACGAAGTAATAGAAGAAACGTTAAATAAAACCAAACAGGCGCTACAGGAAAAAAAATGA
- the hemB gene encoding porphobilinogen synthase — protein MKKQTLRLRSSQYLRNLGETGSLNVNKMIQPLFLAEGLFEKEPIKGLPGVYRDTNQSILTQIESDLKTGVSQFLLFMVPKDKSDTSFPKDFYHSNISLIKKTFPNMFLWLDTCICSVTTTGHCCHFHKSGTIDLDLTLKRLSDLALIYADAGADGIAPSDMMDGRVGSHRRILDANGHTMVPIMSYSTKFKSNFYGPFRGAADSSPQFGDRSGYQLDVRDRDTAIHTSIRDKEEGADLLMVKPGMTAIDLIGPIKEKTGLPTGAYQVSGEYASLVYLANEGFLNFEDGLKETWDVFRRAGSSYLITYGARIAQRLYS, from the coding sequence ATGAAAAAACAAACACTTCGATTACGTTCCAGCCAGTACTTAAGAAACTTAGGTGAAACGGGGTCATTAAATGTAAACAAAATGATCCAACCTCTTTTCCTTGCGGAAGGTCTATTCGAAAAGGAACCGATCAAAGGATTACCAGGTGTTTATCGTGATACAAACCAATCCATCTTAACACAAATCGAATCCGATTTAAAAACAGGAGTATCTCAGTTTTTATTATTTATGGTGCCAAAAGATAAATCAGACACCAGTTTTCCAAAAGACTTCTATCATTCCAACATCAGTCTCATTAAAAAAACTTTTCCAAATATGTTTCTCTGGTTGGACACTTGTATCTGTTCTGTGACAACCACGGGGCATTGTTGCCACTTCCACAAATCAGGAACTATCGATCTCGATTTAACTTTAAAACGGTTATCCGATCTTGCATTGATTTATGCTGATGCAGGAGCAGATGGAATTGCACCGAGTGATATGATGGATGGTAGAGTGGGATCACATAGAAGGATTTTGGATGCAAATGGACATACGATGGTACCGATCATGAGTTACTCCACAAAATTCAAAAGTAACTTTTACGGACCATTCCGTGGAGCAGCCGATTCTTCTCCACAATTTGGAGATCGAAGCGGATACCAACTGGACGTTCGTGATCGTGATACTGCGATCCACACATCCATTCGCGATAAAGAAGAAGGTGCGGATTTACTTATGGTGAAACCAGGAATGACAGCCATTGATCTCATTGGACCAATCAAAGAAAAAACAGGTCTTCCTACAGGTGCTTATCAAGTCAGTGGCGAATATGCAAGTTTAGTATATTTAGCCAACGAAGGATTTTTAAATTTTGAAGATGGATTAAAAGAAACTTGGGATGTCTTTAGAAGAGCCGGGTCTTCTTATTTAATTACATATGGTGCAAGAATTGCACAAAGGTTGTATTCATGA